In Clostridium omnivorum, the DNA window TTGCTGAAGTTTTTAATATAACAAGGTCAAGCCATCCGCATCTTCTTGCTCTACCTGTTGTAACTCCAAATTCATGGCCTTTATCTCTTATCCATTCTCCAGTTTCATCGTAAAGCTCTGTTGGAAATGGTCCCTTACCTACTCTTGTAGTGTATGCTTTAGCTATACCTACAGCACTATTTATCATAGTTGGCCCTACACCAGCTCCTGTACATACTCCACCAGCAGTAGTATTTGAAGAAGTAACATACGGATATGTACCATAGTCTATATCTAAAAGCATTCCTTGAGCACCTTCAAATAATACCTTTTTATTAGCCTTTATTTCATCATATACTCTAACTGATATATCTTGTACAAATGGTCTAATTCTATTTGCATAATCTGTATATTCATTATATACTGCATCAAAATCCAAAGCTTCCCCTTCAAAAGCCTTTGTTATGATGTCATTTTTAGCACTTAAGCTCTCTTGAAGTTTTCCCTTAAAAACTTCATTGTCTATTAAATCGCATACTCTAATTCCACTTCTCTCAACCTTATCTGTATAACAAGGTCCTATACCCTTACCTGTAGTTCCTATATCATTTTTTCCTCTTGCCTTTTCTTTTAAAGCATCTAAAAGTTTATGGTAAGGCATTATAACATTTGCTCTATCACTAATGACTAAATTTTCTGGTGTTACCTTAACACCTAAATTCTCTAAATAGTCTATTTCTTCAAAAAGTGCCTTAGGGTCGATTACTACACCATTTCCAATAACATTTAATTTGTTTCCATATAATATTCCTGAAGGTATTAAATGAAGCTTATACTGCTTTTCTCCAACTTCTACAGTATGACCTGCATTATTTCCGCCTTGAAATCTTACAATTACTTCAGCACCTTCTGCTAGGTAATCTGTCATCTTACCCTTTCCTTCGTCCCCCCATTGGGCTCCTAAAACTATAAATGCTGACATATTAAACTCCTCCATTCTTACTTGCAATACTTCTCGCTACAACAACACCAGTAACTGAAGCCTGCATAAGTCCTCTAGTAATTCCTGCACCGTCCCCTATAGTATATAGGTTCTCTAGTTCGGTTTCAAAGTTATTATCTGTTTCAAACTTACTGGAATAGAATTTAACTTCTACTCCATAAAGTAGAGTATTTTTGCTATATAAACCTGGCGCTACCTTATCAAAAGCTTTAAGTGCTTCTACTATAGATGTAAGATGTCTTTGTGGCAGCACAAAGCTAAGGTCTCCAGGTACTGCTGACTTTAATGTAGGTATAGTAGTAGACTTTCTAAGTCTATCATAGTCGGTTCTTCTTCCATTAAGCAAATCGCCTAATCTTTGAACCATTATTCCTCCACCAGTGAGCATATTTCCAAGCTGTGCTACATACTTACCATATTCAATAGGTTGATTAAATGGTTCAGTAAAAGTAGTAGAAACAAGCATTGCAAAGTTTGTATTTGTGGTTCTAAGCTCTTGTTCTGAATAACTATGGCC includes these proteins:
- a CDS encoding adenylosuccinate synthase, with product MSAFIVLGAQWGDEGKGKMTDYLAEGAEVIVRFQGGNNAGHTVEVGEKQYKLHLIPSGILYGNKLNVIGNGVVIDPKALFEEIDYLENLGVKVTPENLVISDRANVIMPYHKLLDALKEKARGKNDIGTTGKGIGPCYTDKVERSGIRVCDLIDNEVFKGKLQESLSAKNDIITKAFEGEALDFDAVYNEYTDYANRIRPFVQDISVRVYDEIKANKKVLFEGAQGMLLDIDYGTYPYVTSSNTTAGGVCTGAGVGPTMINSAVGIAKAYTTRVGKGPFPTELYDETGEWIRDKGHEFGVTTGRARRCGWLDLVILKTSARVNGLTSFAVTKIDTLAGLDKLKVCTGYKFGDKVIDYFPASLEDLAKCEPIYEEFDGWDSSVADARSYEELPENAKLYLKKIEEFTGVKIAIISVGPRRDQTMVVGEI